In the Arachis ipaensis cultivar K30076 chromosome B10, Araip1.1, whole genome shotgun sequence genome, one interval contains:
- the LOC107621337 gene encoding uncharacterized protein LOC107621337 produces MIWEEILSDEITSYSFTSSVWRGVVPSRIELFGWFVLVGRVNTKERLSRLGVIMPNDNICVLCKKEVESVKHLFLLCDITWQVWCSWLRRFGEDWAIPGTIRELFESWTGRHKQKQEQKRWLIGFFTVIWNVWVERNARIFNNKEAGVDIVIKRTFLSYEEWTDSDHFGS; encoded by the coding sequence ATGATTTGGGAAGAGATTCTGTCAGATGAGATAACGAGCTACAGCTTTACAAGTTCAGTCTGGCGAGGAGTGGTGCCTTCGAGAATTGAGCTTTTTGGATGGTTCGTGCTTGTTGGTCGAGTGAATACCAAAGAGAGATTAAGTAGGCTAGGCGTTATTATGCCCAATGATAATATCTGTGTTCTTTGTAAGAAGGAGGTAGAATCGGTCAAACATTTGTTTCTTCTATGTGACattacatggcaggtgtggtgcagtTGGCTGAGGAGATTTGGGGAGGATTGGGCTATTCCTGGTACCATTAGGGAACTGTTTGAGAGTTGGACTGGTAGGCATAAGCAAAAACAGGAGCAGAAAAGGTGGCTTATTGGGTTTTTCACAGTGATCTGGAATGTCTGGGTGGAACGTAATGCGAGGATCTTCAATAATAAAGAAGCAGGTGTTGACATAGTAATAAAGCGGACATTTCTGAGCTATGAAGAATGGACTGATAGTGATCATTTCGGTAGTTGA